A section of the Citrobacter farmeri genome encodes:
- the yqjA gene encoding DedA family general envelope maintenance protein YqjA, giving the protein MELLTQLLHALWAQDFETLANPSMIGMLYFVLFMILFLENGLLPAAFLPGDSLLVLVGVLIAKGAMGFPQTILLLTVAASLGCWLSYIQGRWLGNTRIVQNWLSHLPAHYHQRAHHLFHKHGLSALLIGRFIAFVRTLLPTIAGLSGLNNARFQFFNWMSGLLWVLILTSLGYLLGKTPVFLKYEDQLMSCLMLLPVVLLVFGLGGSLVVLWKKKYGNRG; this is encoded by the coding sequence ATGGAACTTTTGACTCAATTACTGCATGCCCTGTGGGCGCAGGATTTTGAAACACTGGCCAATCCTTCCATGATTGGCATGCTGTATTTTGTTTTATTTATGATTCTGTTTCTGGAGAACGGGTTGCTGCCAGCCGCCTTTTTGCCTGGTGACAGCTTGCTGGTTTTAGTGGGGGTGCTGATTGCTAAAGGCGCAATGGGCTTTCCGCAAACCATTCTGTTACTGACCGTGGCGGCAAGCCTCGGTTGCTGGTTGAGTTATATTCAGGGTCGATGGCTGGGCAATACCCGCATCGTACAAAACTGGTTATCGCACCTGCCCGCCCACTATCACCAACGCGCCCACCATTTGTTCCATAAACATGGCCTTTCCGCCCTGCTTATTGGCCGTTTTATCGCGTTTGTTCGTACCTTGCTGCCGACTATCGCTGGCTTATCCGGCCTGAATAATGCCCGCTTCCAATTTTTCAACTGGATGAGCGGGTTGCTGTGGGTGCTGATTTTGACCAGCCTGGGTTATTTGTTGGGGAAAACGCCGGTATTTCTGAAGTATGAAGATCAGTTGATGTCTTGCCTGATGCTGTTACCCGTTGTGCTGCTGGTGTTTGGCCTGGGCGGTTCACTGGTCGTCCTGTGGAAAAAGAAATACGGGAATCGAGGGTAA
- the mzrA gene encoding EnvZ/OmpR regulon moderator MzrA — MLKPRITLKQLAWSTAFLLALSAMLLAWSAVRQQESTLAIRAIHQGASMPDGFSIWHHLDANGIRFKSITPKNDTLLITFDSSAQSAAAKAVLDKTLPHGYIIAQQDDNNQAVQWLSRLRDTSHRVG, encoded by the coding sequence ATGCTGAAACCGCGCATAACGCTTAAACAACTGGCCTGGAGTACCGCCTTTCTGCTGGCGCTAAGCGCCATGCTGTTAGCCTGGTCAGCGGTTCGTCAGCAGGAATCGACGCTGGCGATCCGAGCCATCCACCAGGGGGCAAGCATGCCGGACGGTTTCTCGATCTGGCATCACCTCGACGCTAACGGTATTCGTTTTAAAAGCATTACTCCGAAGAATGACACTCTGCTCATCACTTTCGATTCCAGCGCCCAAAGTGCCGCAGCCAAAGCGGTACTCGACAAAACGCTGCCGCACGGTTACATCATTGCCCAACAGGATGATAACAATCAGGCCGTCCAGTGGTTGTCACGTTTACGTGATACTTCACATCGGGTAGGGTAA
- a CDS encoding DUF1090 domain-containing protein: MKYRIAFAVSLFALSAGSYANTLCQEKEQDIQREISYAEKHNNQNRINGLKKALSEVRAHCTDSKLRADHQEKIAEQKEEIAERQRDLAEAKQKGDADKIAKRERKLAEARAELKELEARDY, from the coding sequence ATGAAATACCGCATCGCTTTCGCAGTTTCCCTTTTCGCTCTCAGTGCCGGCAGCTATGCCAACACCCTCTGTCAGGAGAAAGAGCAGGATATTCAACGGGAAATCAGCTACGCCGAAAAGCACAATAACCAAAACCGTATCAATGGGTTGAAAAAAGCGCTCAGCGAAGTCAGGGCCCACTGTACTGACAGCAAGCTGCGTGCCGATCATCAGGAAAAAATTGCTGAACAGAAAGAAGAGATCGCCGAGCGTCAGCGCGATCTCGCTGAAGCGAAGCAAAAAGGCGATGCGGACAAAATTGCCAAACGCGAGCGCAAGCTGGCTGAAGCCCGGGCTGAACTGAAAGAGCTTGAGGCTCGCGACTACTAA
- a CDS encoding DUF883 family protein, with translation MSKENTSEHLRAELKSLADTLEEVLNSSGDKSKEELSKIRSKAERALKESRYRLGETGDAIAKQTREAAARADDYVRENPWTGVGIGAAVGVVLGVLLSRR, from the coding sequence ATGTCGAAAGAAAACACATCGGAACATCTGCGCGCTGAGTTGAAATCCCTGGCCGATACGCTGGAAGAGGTGCTGAACTCCTCTGGTGATAAATCGAAGGAAGAGTTGAGTAAGATCCGCAGCAAAGCCGAGCGTGCGCTGAAAGAGAGCCGCTATCGCCTCGGTGAAACGGGCGATGCCATTGCTAAGCAGACACGTGAAGCCGCTGCGCGTGCTGACGACTATGTGCGCGAAAATCCGTGGACCGGCGTCGGGATTGGTGCAGCGGTAGGCGTTGTGCTGGGCGTCCTGCTGTCGCGTCGTTAA
- a CDS encoding phage holin family protein, with protein MADPHHAQGPGKSVLGIGQRIVTILVEMVETRLRLAVVELEEEKANLFQLLLMLGLTMLFAAFGLMSLMVLIIWAVDPQYRLNAMIATTVVLLALALIGGIWTLRKARRSTLLRHTRHELANDRQLLEEESRER; from the coding sequence ATGGCGGATCCTCATCACGCACAAGGGCCCGGGAAAAGCGTTCTGGGAATCGGGCAGCGGATTGTCACTATCCTCGTTGAGATGGTGGAAACCCGGTTGCGTCTGGCCGTGGTCGAGCTGGAAGAAGAAAAGGCGAACCTTTTTCAGCTTCTGCTGATGCTGGGACTCACCATGCTCTTTGCTGCATTTGGTTTGATGAGCCTGATGGTGTTAATCATCTGGGCCGTTGACCCGCAGTATCGGCTCAATGCGATGATCGCTACCACGGTCGTTTTGCTGGCTCTGGCACTTATTGGCGGGATATGGACGCTGCGCAAAGCGCGGCGCTCCACATTGTTACGTCATACCCGCCATGAACTGGCAAATGACCGGCAATTGCTCGAGGAGGAGAGTCGTGAGCGGTAA
- a CDS encoding YqjK-like family protein gives MSGKVERAQRKARLLREIQQQRLDLSASRRDWLEATGAYDRGWNTLLSLRSWALVGSSVMAVWTIRHPNLLVRWARRGVGLWSAWRLIKKTLRSPVA, from the coding sequence GTGAGCGGTAAAGTCGAACGTGCACAACGTAAGGCCCGACTGCTTCGTGAGATCCAACAGCAACGGCTGGATCTTTCAGCCAGTCGTCGTGACTGGCTGGAAGCCACGGGCGCTTACGATCGTGGCTGGAACACGCTGCTCAGCTTGCGCTCATGGGCGCTGGTCGGCAGCAGCGTGATGGCGGTCTGGACAATTCGCCACCCTAACCTGCTCGTGCGCTGGGCAAGGCGTGGGGTCGGCCTCTGGAGCGCGTGGCGGCTGATCAAAAAGACGTTGCGCTCGCCTGTCGCCTGA
- a CDS encoding DoxX family protein codes for MKKLEDVGVLVARILMPILFITAGWGKITGYAGTQQYMEAMGVPGFLLPLTILLEFGGGLAILFGFLTRTTALFTAGFTLLTAFIFHSNFAEGVNSLMFMKNLTIAGGFLLLGITGPGAFSIDRVLNKKW; via the coding sequence ATGAAAAAATTAGAAGATGTTGGTGTACTGGTAGCGCGTATTCTGATGCCAATCCTGTTTATTACCGCAGGTTGGGGAAAAATCACTGGTTACGCAGGCACCCAACAGTATATGGAAGCGATGGGCGTTCCGGGATTCCTGCTGCCACTGACCATTTTGCTTGAGTTTGGCGGCGGTCTGGCGATTCTGTTCGGTTTCCTGACCCGTACCACCGCGCTGTTTACCGCAGGCTTCACGCTGCTGACCGCGTTTATCTTCCACAGTAACTTTGCTGAAGGTGTTAACTCACTGATGTTCATGAAAAACCTGACCATTGCTGGCGGCTTCCTGCTGCTGGGTATCACCGGTCCGGGCGCATTCAGCATCGACCGCGTACTGAACAAAAAGTGGTAA
- a CDS encoding glutathione S-transferase family protein: MGQLIDGVWHDTWYDTKSTGGKFQRSVSAFRNWLTADGTPGPSGEGGFAAEKDRYHLYVSLACPWAHRTLILRKLKGLEPFISVSVVHPLMLENGWTFDDDFPAATGDTLYQHDFLYQLYLHADPHYSGRVTVPVLWDKKNHTIVSNESAEIIRMFNTAFDALGAKAGDYYPPELRNKIDELNSWIYDNVNNGVYKAGFATSQQAYDDAVENVFTALARLEQILGQHRYLTGNRLTEADIRLWTTLVRFDPVYVTHFKCDKHRISDYLNLYGFLRDIYQLPGIAETVNFEHIRNHYFRSHKTINPTGIISIGPWQDLDEPHGRDSRFAE; encoded by the coding sequence ATGGGACAACTGATCGACGGCGTCTGGCATGACACCTGGTATGACACCAAATCTACCGGGGGAAAATTTCAACGTTCTGTATCGGCATTCCGTAACTGGCTCACTGCGGATGGCACACCCGGCCCTTCTGGTGAGGGGGGTTTTGCGGCAGAAAAAGACCGCTATCACCTGTATGTTTCACTCGCCTGTCCGTGGGCGCATCGGACGTTAATTCTGCGTAAGCTCAAGGGACTGGAGCCGTTTATCTCCGTCTCGGTTGTGCATCCATTGATGCTGGAAAATGGCTGGACCTTTGACGATGATTTCCCGGCGGCCACGGGTGATACCTTATATCAGCACGACTTTCTGTATCAGCTTTACCTGCACGCCGATCCCCATTACAGCGGTCGCGTCACCGTTCCAGTCTTGTGGGATAAAAAGAACCATACGATTGTCAGCAATGAATCCGCTGAAATCATCCGCATGTTCAATACGGCGTTTGATGCGCTGGGTGCAAAAGCCGGGGACTACTATCCCCCTGAGCTACGCAATAAGATCGACGAACTGAACAGCTGGATTTATGACAACGTTAACAATGGCGTTTATAAAGCAGGCTTTGCCACCAGTCAGCAAGCCTATGATGATGCCGTAGAAAACGTCTTTACCGCGCTGGCGCGACTGGAGCAGATCCTCGGTCAGCATCGCTATCTGACGGGCAACCGCCTGACCGAGGCGGATATTCGTTTATGGACAACGCTCGTCCGCTTTGATCCGGTGTATGTCACACATTTCAAATGCGACAAGCATCGCATCAGCGACTATCTCAACCTGTATGGTTTCCTGCGTGATATTTATCAGCTGCCGGGCATCGCGGAAACGGTCAACTTTGAGCATATTCGCAACCACTATTTCCGCAGCCATAAGACCATTAATCCGACGGGCATTATTTCCATTGGTCCGTGGCAGGATCTCGACGAACCCCACGGGCGTGACAGCCGTTTCGCTGAATGA
- a CDS encoding DUF805 domain-containing protein — translation MDWYINVLCNYVGFGGRARRKEFWMFMLVNIIFAFVLGVLDKMLGWQRAGGEGVLTTIYAILVFLPNWAVQFRRLHDTNRTAWWLVLLLIPVIGWLVIILFSCQDGTPGENRFGPDPKQNERR, via the coding sequence ATGGACTGGTATATAAACGTTTTATGCAATTACGTCGGCTTCGGCGGTCGGGCCCGCCGCAAAGAGTTCTGGATGTTTATGCTGGTCAACATCATCTTCGCGTTCGTACTGGGCGTTCTGGATAAGATGCTTGGCTGGCAGCGTGCCGGAGGAGAAGGGGTACTGACGACGATTTACGCGATCCTCGTCTTTTTACCCAACTGGGCCGTTCAGTTCCGACGACTGCACGATACCAATCGAACCGCGTGGTGGCTGGTATTATTATTGATTCCCGTCATCGGCTGGCTGGTGATCATCCTCTTTAGCTGTCAGGACGGCACGCCCGGCGAAAACCGTTTCGGACCCGACCCTAAACAAAATGAAAGGCGTTGA
- the yhaJ gene encoding DNA-binding transcriptional regulator YhaJ, which translates to MAKERALTLEALRVMDAIDRRGSFAAAADELGRVPSALSYTMQKLEEELDVVLFDRSGHRTKFTNVGRMLLERGRVLLEAADKLTTDAEALARGWETHLTIVTEALVPTPAFFPLIDKLALKANTQLSVITEVLAGAWERLEQGRADIVVAPDMHFRSSSEINSRKLYTLMNVYVAAPDHPIHQEPEPLSEVTRVKYRGVAVADTARERPVLTVQLLDKQARLTVSTIEDKRQALLAGLGVATMPYPLVEQDIAEGRLRVVSPESTSEIDIIMAWRRDSMGEAKAWCLREIPKLFARK; encoded by the coding sequence ATGGCCAAAGAAAGGGCATTAACGCTTGAGGCATTACGCGTAATGGACGCGATAGATCGCCGCGGTAGTTTTGCTGCGGCAGCAGATGAACTGGGACGCGTGCCGTCTGCACTCAGCTACACCATGCAGAAGCTGGAAGAAGAGTTGGATGTGGTGCTGTTTGACCGCTCCGGGCATCGTACAAAATTTACTAACGTTGGGCGCATGCTGCTGGAAAGAGGACGCGTCTTGCTGGAGGCGGCTGATAAGCTCACCACGGACGCCGAGGCGCTGGCGCGAGGGTGGGAGACGCATCTGACGATTGTGACCGAGGCGCTGGTGCCAACCCCGGCCTTTTTCCCGCTTATCGATAAACTGGCCCTCAAAGCCAATACGCAGCTTTCGGTGATAACCGAGGTGCTGGCCGGGGCATGGGAGCGGCTGGAACAGGGCAGGGCGGATATCGTGGTTGCTCCGGACATGCACTTTCGCTCGTCGTCTGAAATTAACTCCCGCAAGCTGTATACCCTGATGAACGTCTATGTTGCTGCGCCGGATCACCCGATTCATCAGGAGCCAGAACCGCTCTCGGAAGTGACGCGTGTGAAGTATCGCGGCGTCGCGGTCGCGGATACTGCGCGTGAACGTCCGGTATTAACCGTACAACTGCTGGATAAACAAGCGCGGCTCACCGTCAGCACCATCGAAGATAAGCGTCAGGCGCTACTGGCAGGATTAGGGGTAGCGACGATGCCTTATCCGCTGGTGGAACAGGATATTGCCGAAGGGCGACTGCGCGTGGTCAGTCCGGAATCGACCAGCGAGATTGACATCATTATGGCCTGGCGGCGAGACAGTATGGGCGAAGCCAAAGCCTGGTGTCTGCGTGAAATTCCAAAACTGTTTGCCAGGAAGTAA
- a CDS encoding pirin family protein, producing MITTRTAKQCGQADYGWLQARYTFSFGHYFDPKLLGYASLRVLNQEVLAPGASFQPRTWPKVDVLNLILEGVAEYRDSEGNHVQAQAGEALLLAAQPGISYSEHNVSKDKPLTRMQLWLDACPERENALVQKTKLTKAKQQLIASPDGENGSLQLRQQAWVHQIELNQGESLSFQLHGPRAYLQSIHGTFHAVTHDETRESLTCGDGAFIRDEANITLVADTPLRALLIDLPV from the coding sequence ATGATTACTACCCGAACAGCCAAACAATGCGGACAAGCAGACTACGGATGGCTGCAGGCCCGTTATACCTTCTCCTTTGGACACTACTTCGACCCGAAACTGCTGGGCTACGCGTCGCTGCGCGTGCTCAATCAGGAAGTGCTGGCGCCCGGCGCGTCCTTCCAGCCGCGCACCTGGCCAAAGGTGGACGTGCTCAACCTGATTCTTGAGGGCGTTGCTGAGTATCGTGACAGTGAAGGCAACCATGTGCAGGCCCAGGCGGGTGAAGCATTGCTGCTCGCGGCCCAGCCGGGTATCAGCTACAGCGAGCACAATGTCAGCAAAGACAAACCGCTTACGCGTATGCAGCTGTGGCTCGACGCCTGTCCTGAGCGCGAGAATGCCCTGGTGCAAAAGACGAAACTGACAAAGGCTAAACAGCAGTTGATCGCTTCACCCGACGGCGAGAACGGCAGCCTGCAACTGCGCCAGCAGGCGTGGGTACACCAGATCGAGCTGAATCAAGGCGAGTCGCTGAGTTTTCAGCTCCACGGTCCGCGTGCCTATTTGCAGTCGATTCACGGCACCTTTCACGCGGTGACCCACGATGAAACACGTGAATCGCTAACCTGCGGCGACGGCGCTTTTATTCGTGACGAAGCTAACATAACGCTCGTTGCCGATACGCCATTGCGTGCTTTGCTGATAGATTTGCCGGTGTAA
- a CDS encoding serine dehydratase subunit alpha family protein: MSETIKNPLWSRFIRAVQEEVKPALGCTEPVSLALAAAVAASELKGSVERIDAWVSPNLMKNGLGVTVPGTGMVGLPIAAALGALGGDPGAGLEVLKDASAQAIADAKAMLKAGKVSVMLQQPCDDILFSRAKVYSHDGWACVTIVGGHTHIVRIETHNGVKFSQQASASGETQESPLAVLSETSLEEILAFVNTVPFNAIRFILDAARLNGALSQEGLRGNWGLHIGATMEKQCARGLLANDLSTAILIRTSAASDARMGGATLPAMSNSGSGNQGITATVPVMVVAEHFGADEEKLARALMLSHLSAIYIHHQLPRLSALCAATTAAMGAAAGMAWLVDEGRYSTISMAISSMIGDVSGMICDGASNSCAMKVSTSASAAWKAVLMALDDTSVTGNEGIVAHNVEQSIANLCALACHSMQQTDKQIIEIMARKAH, from the coding sequence ATGTCTGAGACGATAAAAAATCCGTTGTGGTCACGTTTCATCCGCGCAGTACAGGAGGAGGTGAAACCGGCGCTGGGCTGTACGGAACCCGTTTCCCTTGCGCTGGCTGCGGCGGTGGCGGCCTCTGAACTGAAGGGGTCGGTGGAGCGAATCGATGCCTGGGTCTCGCCCAATCTGATGAAAAACGGATTGGGGGTGACGGTGCCGGGAACCGGCATGGTCGGGTTGCCTATCGCCGCTGCGTTGGGGGCGCTGGGTGGAGACCCCGGTGCCGGACTGGAGGTGTTGAAAGATGCCTCCGCACAGGCGATTGCCGATGCGAAGGCGATGCTGAAAGCCGGTAAGGTATCAGTGATGTTGCAGCAACCGTGTGACGACATCCTGTTTTCCCGGGCGAAGGTCTATAGCCATGACGGCTGGGCGTGCGTCACCATTGTCGGCGGTCATACCCATATTGTGCGTATCGAAACCCATAACGGCGTGAAGTTTTCTCAGCAAGCGAGCGCCAGCGGTGAGACGCAGGAATCGCCGCTGGCGGTGCTTTCTGAGACCTCGCTGGAAGAGATTCTGGCGTTTGTGAATACGGTGCCGTTTAACGCCATCCGTTTTATTCTCGACGCCGCCCGACTCAACGGCGCATTGTCACAGGAAGGGCTGCGGGGAAACTGGGGGCTGCACATCGGCGCGACGATGGAAAAGCAGTGTGCTCGCGGTCTGCTGGCGAACGATCTCTCGACGGCGATCCTCATCCGGACCAGCGCGGCGTCGGATGCGCGCATGGGCGGCGCGACGCTGCCTGCCATGAGTAACTCCGGTTCCGGTAATCAGGGGATCACCGCCACGGTGCCGGTGATGGTTGTCGCCGAGCACTTTGGCGCGGACGAAGAGAAACTGGCGCGTGCGCTGATGCTTTCTCATCTGAGTGCTATCTATATACACCATCAGCTTCCGCGTCTGTCGGCGCTGTGCGCGGCAACGACGGCTGCGATGGGCGCAGCAGCAGGGATGGCCTGGCTGGTAGACGAAGGGCGCTATAGCACGATTTCGATGGCGATCAGCAGCATGATTGGTGATGTAAGTGGAATGATTTGTGATGGGGCATCCAACAGTTGCGCGATGAAAGTGTCCACCAGTGCCTCTGCGGCGTGGAAGGCGGTGTTGATGGCGCTGGACGATACGTCGGTCACGGGTAACGAGGGGATTGTGGCGCACAATGTGGAGCAGTCTATTGCCAACCTGTGCGCGCTGGCATGTCATTCAATGCAGCAAACGGACAAACAGATCATCGAGATCATGGCCCGTAAAGCGCATTAA